The following proteins come from a genomic window of Clostridia bacterium:
- a CDS encoding FAD:protein FMN transferase, producing MRSSRSSIMFILAAVMILIMITISACTNQKQIKRQDFAMGTAVDIEVYGVNAEKAVQKVFEKINEIDRLMGVNIQDSDVSKINKMSGISPVKVDRQTLYVMQKAVHYSQLSDGKFDVSIQPLVELWDIGHQKDNDIPDEQKVKEILGYIGYQDIEIDEDGCVIFLKKRDMGIDLGGIAKGYAADEAAKILKDQGIKSAFISLGGNIFVIGSKSDGSPWKIGIQHPRKPRGNVAAVVEVEDKSVVTSGDYERFFKSGGKRYHHILDPDTGYPAWTGCISATVVADRSIDADALSTSIFLLGPQKGLELIENMDNTEAIIINDNMEVLVSSGLKGKVKITSEDFKLK from the coding sequence ATGAGATCATCACGAAGCAGCATAATGTTTATTTTAGCAGCAGTTATGATTCTAATAATGATTACCATTAGTGCATGTACAAACCAAAAACAAATAAAGAGACAAGATTTTGCTATGGGTACAGCGGTAGATATTGAAGTTTATGGAGTGAATGCAGAAAAAGCTGTTCAAAAAGTATTTGAAAAGATTAATGAGATTGACAGGCTGATGGGTGTAAACATACAGGATAGCGATGTTTCAAAGATAAATAAAATGTCGGGTATATCCCCGGTAAAGGTAGATAGGCAGACATTGTATGTTATGCAAAAGGCAGTACATTATTCTCAATTGTCGGATGGGAAATTTGATGTGTCTATTCAGCCTTTAGTTGAGCTATGGGACATAGGACATCAAAAAGATAATGATATTCCTGATGAACAAAAGGTAAAAGAAATATTAGGTTATATAGGGTATCAGGATATTGAAATAGATGAAGATGGATGTGTCATTTTTTTAAAAAAAAGAGATATGGGCATAGACTTAGGAGGCATAGCAAAGGGCTATGCAGCTGATGAGGCAGCAAAAATCTTAAAGGATCAAGGAATAAAAAGCGCTTTTATAAGTTTAGGAGGAAATATTTTTGTCATAGGTTCCAAGTCTGACGGATCGCCTTGGAAGATAGGTATACAGCATCCTAGAAAACCCAGAGGTAACGTGGCGGCAGTTGTAGAGGTGGAGGATAAGTCTGTTGTAACTTCTGGTGATTATGAAAGGTTTTTTAAATCAGGTGGAAAAAGATATCATCATATTTTAGACCCTGATACTGGGTATCCTGCGTGGACTGGGTGTATAAGTGCTACAGTGGTGGCAGATAGATCAATAGATGCTGATGCGCTATCTACTTCTATATTTTTGTTAGGTCCTCAAAAAGGGTTGGAACTGATAGAGAACATGGATAATACTGAAGCGATAATAATCAATGATAATATGGAGGTACTGGTTTCAAGTGGTTTAAAAGGCAAAGTAAAAATAACAAGTGAGGATTTTAAATTAAAATGA
- a CDS encoding RNA polymerase sigma factor — MLYSGNIKSKFDSFEQMVNPFYNNLYRYIFLILRNEYAAEDVLQNTLIKAFKNLDSLKDESKFKNWIFTIAKNESMSWIKKHKKYVAVEENTLEFISKNEDYYLPEDFIIREETKKIVIDIINSLEPKYRDVIILKYYNRLTENEISKVLNIKRGTVKSRHKRAKDQIYKKLIANRYVNNKNEG; from the coding sequence ATGTTATACAGTGGGAATATCAAATCTAAATTTGATAGTTTTGAGCAGATGGTCAATCCTTTTTATAATAATCTTTATAGGTATATTTTTTTGATTTTAAGGAATGAATATGCTGCTGAAGACGTCCTTCAAAATACATTGATAAAAGCTTTTAAAAATTTAGATTCGCTCAAGGATGAAAGCAAATTCAAAAATTGGATATTTACAATTGCAAAGAATGAATCCATGTCATGGATAAAAAAACACAAAAAATATGTTGCTGTGGAAGAAAACACGCTAGAATTCATTTCCAAAAATGAGGATTATTATTTGCCCGAAGATTTTATTATAAGGGAAGAAACCAAAAAGATTGTAATAGATATAATAAATAGCTTGGAGCCCAAATATAGAGATGTCATAATATTAAAATATTATAACCGATTGACTGAAAATGAAATATCCAAGGTGCTCAATATAAAACGTGGAACTGTTAAGAGCAGGCATAAAAGAGCGAAAGATCAGATATATAAAAAATTAATAGCGAATAGATATGTAAATAATAAAAACGAGGGGTAG
- a CDS encoding Gx transporter family protein, translated as MANTKKIILLSILISQALVLHLVEAYIPVPYGIPGIKLGLSNIITLMVLVLYGLREAVAVVLVRTFLASMLGGMPTTFFYSVVGGLLSAVVMGIMYKKYNKFFSLTVISIIGAIFHNIGQLVVASLIINNLGVFSYLPVLLISGTITGFFVGLVASYLVPFIKNI; from the coding sequence ATGGCGAATACAAAAAAGATTATATTACTTTCTATACTTATATCCCAAGCATTAGTCCTTCATTTAGTGGAAGCATATATACCTGTGCCTTATGGGATACCCGGTATTAAGCTAGGACTTTCTAATATCATAACACTGATGGTTTTGGTTTTATACGGATTGAGAGAGGCAGTAGCAGTTGTATTAGTCCGGACTTTTCTGGCGTCTATGCTGGGAGGTATGCCTACTACTTTTTTTTATAGCGTTGTTGGAGGATTATTGAGTGCTGTAGTTATGGGGATTATGTATAAAAAGTATAACAAGTTTTTTAGTTTGACTGTAATAAGTATAATTGGGGCGATATTCCATAACATAGGTCAGCTTGTTGTGGCTTCACTAATCATAAATAATTTGGGTGTTTTTTCTTATCTGCCTGTACTTTTAATATCAGGTACTATTACAGGCTTTTTTGTGGGATTGGTGGCAAGTTACCTGGTTCCATTTATTAAGAATATATAA
- a CDS encoding NusG domain II-containing protein, with protein MKKGDIIALILIAVAIISAFLITNLLNKEKSPDFVEITVDGKLYDKLDLRQQDLKKTIKIQQDDGKINIIEIETGRARVKEANCPDEVCVNTGWIDSPGETVVCLPNKVVIKIIGESEDIDGISY; from the coding sequence ATGAAAAAAGGGGATATAATAGCTTTAATATTGATCGCTGTTGCTATCATAAGTGCTTTTTTGATTACCAATTTGCTTAACAAGGAGAAAAGTCCGGATTTTGTAGAAATAACGGTAGATGGAAAACTTTATGATAAATTAGATTTGAGACAGCAAGATCTAAAAAAAACAATAAAAATTCAGCAGGATGATGGGAAAATAAATATTATAGAAATAGAAACTGGAAGGGCAAGGGTAAAAGAGGCCAATTGTCCAGATGAAGTTTGTGTGAATACAGGATGGATAGATAGTCCAGGTGAGACTGTAGTATGCTTGCCCAACAAGGTTGTCATCAAAATTATAGGTGAGTCAGAGGATATTGATGGGATTAGCTATTGA